A DNA window from Streptococcus parapneumoniae contains the following coding sequences:
- a CDS encoding helix-turn-helix transcriptional regulator → MKFFEENYSQEIPTRIKNLRKKYNITQSELGNAGQVSQVESGKRPITSSMLVYLNALTASSYTYIVFGELDEFIENLFHYFFSSILYRDLEAVDEKLYSFMSDDLISIQSSCLSIAKTFANFNIQRKRFMISTETEMDTFHTKDDIDVWVGGKSYNPARSFRTRTINELTVIDFEEMFDILWLMLGDNLIKSFEVNVCGILFELGGNDIPSIFRQENIDPLINKWWYDNVSTEIIPNLIKKLKENPLFNIGFMVNDILERMYKENIPKSYLTSVPLVISQKGRTTSSFSMTGGQQIDGVKFKQISEDCMKLLSQGKDITELYQKYSKEELANLGINIYQSNDIERTEERTFDEIISWVSNPYATRPIQERHTIQLEPTRFSLEDKKRIEKIASQGINDIDLVDLVELYDINLDNTNVTRYIEGLLTNNTQVTYYFQEQLNEELLAMASALDRVQQAFIKLLSEEEIRKFAL, encoded by the coding sequence ATGAAATTTTTTGAAGAAAATTATTCACAAGAAATACCTACTCGTATCAAAAATTTAAGAAAAAAATACAATATTACACAAAGCGAACTAGGCAATGCAGGTCAAGTTAGTCAAGTTGAAAGTGGTAAGCGACCAATTACGAGTTCGATGTTAGTTTATTTAAATGCTCTAACCGCTTCGAGCTATACGTATATCGTTTTTGGAGAGTTAGATGAGTTTATTGAGAATCTGTTTCATTATTTTTTCAGTTCTATTTTATATAGAGATTTAGAGGCTGTAGATGAAAAACTATATTCTTTCATGAGTGATGATTTAATTTCAATCCAATCAAGTTGTCTAAGTATTGCCAAGACATTTGCAAATTTCAATATTCAAAGAAAAAGATTTATGATTTCTACTGAAACTGAAATGGATACTTTTCACACGAAAGATGACATTGACGTATGGGTTGGTGGAAAAAGTTATAACCCCGCTAGAAGTTTTAGAACCCGTACCATCAATGAATTGACTGTCATTGATTTTGAAGAAATGTTTGATATTCTTTGGTTGATGTTAGGGGATAATTTAATTAAATCATTTGAAGTTAATGTCTGTGGTATCCTATTTGAATTAGGCGGAAATGACATACCCTCAATATTTAGGCAAGAAAACATTGATCCTCTCATCAATAAATGGTGGTATGATAATGTTTCGACAGAAATTATCCCTAATCTAATAAAAAAACTCAAAGAAAATCCCTTGTTTAATATCGGATTTATGGTAAATGATATATTAGAAAGAATGTATAAAGAGAATATTCCAAAATCTTACCTTACATCCGTCCCGTTAGTTATTTCTCAAAAAGGAAGAACAACCTCTTCGTTTAGTATGACTGGTGGTCAACAAATAGATGGAGTAAAATTCAAACAGATATCTGAGGACTGTATGAAATTACTCAGTCAAGGTAAGGATATCACAGAGTTATATCAAAAATATTCTAAAGAAGAGTTGGCAAATCTAGGCATTAATATTTATCAATCCAATGATATAGAAAGGACTGAGGAAAGAACTTTTGATGAAATTATCAGTTGGGTTTCTAACCCTTATGCAACAAGACCAATTCAAGAAAGGCACACTATTCAATTAGAGCCAACAAGATTTTCACTAGAGGATAAGAAACGTATTGAAAAAATTGCCTCTCAGGGAATAAACGACATCGACCTTGTTGATTTAGTTGAACTCTATGATATCAATTTAGATAATACAAATGTCACTCGCTATATTGAGGGATTATTGACGAATAATACACAAGTAACATACTATTTCCAAGAACAATTAAACGAGGAATTACTCGCAATGGCTTCGGCTTTAGATAGAGTTCAACAAGCATTTATTAAGCTATTAAGCGAAGAAGAGATACGAAAATTTGCTCTTTAA
- the cadX gene encoding Cd(II)/Zn(II)-sensing metalloregulatory transcriptional regulator CadX, producing the protein MKKDSICQVDVINQQNVTTATNYLEKEKVQKSLRILSKFTDNKQINIIFYLLAVEELCVCDIACLLNLSMASASHHLRKLANQNILDTRREGKIIYYFIKDEEIRDFFNQLG; encoded by the coding sequence ATGAAAAAAGATAGTATCTGTCAAGTGGATGTTATAAATCAACAAAATGTTACAACCGCAACGAACTACCTTGAAAAGGAAAAAGTCCAAAAATCACTTCGCATTTTATCAAAATTTACCGATAATAAACAGATAAATATCATCTTTTATCTCCTTGCCGTCGAAGAACTCTGTGTCTGCGATATAGCCTGTTTATTAAATCTCAGTATGGCATCTGCCTCCCACCATCTTCGTAAACTAGCCAATCAAAACATCTTGGACACTAGAAGAGAGGGGAAAATTATATATTATTTTATAAAAGATGAGGAAATCAGAGATTTTTTTAATCAACTAGGATAA
- a CDS encoding CadD family cadmium resistance transporter, which produces MIQNVVTSIILYSGTAVDLLIILMLFFAKRKSRKDIINIYLGQFLGSVSLILLSLLFAFVLNYIPSKEILGLLGLIPIFLGLKVLLLGDSDGEAIAKEGLRKDNKNLIFLVAMITFASCGADNIGVFVPYFTTLNLANLIVALLTFLVMIYLLVFSAQKLAQVSSVGEILEKYSRWFIAVVYLGLGIYILIENNSFDILWTILG; this is translated from the coding sequence ATGATTCAAAATGTTGTTACTTCAATAATACTGTATTCTGGGACAGCCGTAGACTTACTTATTATCCTAATGTTATTTTTTGCCAAAAGAAAAAGCAGAAAAGACATCATTAACATCTATTTAGGACAATTTCTAGGCTCTGTTAGTCTAATATTGCTAAGTTTGCTTTTTGCATTTGTCTTAAATTATATTCCTAGTAAAGAGATTTTAGGTTTACTCGGTTTGATTCCAATTTTCCTAGGTCTCAAAGTTTTGCTTTTAGGAGATTCTGATGGAGAAGCTATTGCCAAAGAAGGTTTGCGCAAAGATAATAAAAACCTGATATTTCTAGTCGCTATGATTACTTTTGCAAGTTGTGGTGCTGACAATATTGGTGTCTTTGTTCCATATTTTACTACCTTAAATTTAGCAAATTTGATAGTAGCTTTACTTACCTTTCTAGTCATGATTTATCTCTTGGTTTTTTCTGCCCAAAAATTGGCACAAGTCTCTTCTGTTGGAGAAATTTTGGAAAAATATAGCAGATGGTTTATTGCCGTTGTTTATTTAGGATTGGGGATATATATCCTGATTGAAAATAACAGTTTTGACATACTATGGACTATATTAGGCTAG
- a CDS encoding FanG protein has product MYFNIKLCRCQLKIHQNIDKALVYQILKSPAIEMIAGLNFNIQMIYLSKKGRVKGRVFIDL; this is encoded by the coding sequence ATGTATTTTAACATTAAACTTTGTAGATGTCAACTTAAAATTCACCAAAATATAGATAAGGCGTTAGTGTACCAAATATTAAAAAGCCCTGCCATCGAAATGATAGCAGGGCTTAACTTCAATATCCAGATGATATATTTATCTAAAAAAGGTAGAGTAAAAGGTAGAGTTTTTATTGATTTGTAG
- the rpmG gene encoding 50S ribosomal protein L33, translating to MRVNITLEHKESGERLYLTSKNKRNTPDRLQLKKYSPKLRKHVVFTEVK from the coding sequence ATGCGCGTAAATATTACACTTGAACACAAAGAATCTGGTGAACGCTTGTACCTTACTTCTAAAAACAAACGTAACACTCCAGACCGTCTTCAATTGAAGAAATACTCACCAAAACTTCGCAAACACGTTGTGTTTACAGAAGTTAAGTAA
- the rpmF gene encoding 50S ribosomal protein L32 yields the protein MAVPARRTSKAKKNKRRTHYKVTAPSVNFDETTGDYSRSHRVSLKGYYKGRKIAKAASAE from the coding sequence ATGGCAGTACCTGCACGTCGCACTTCAAAAGCGAAGAAAAACAAACGTCGTACACACTACAAAGTAACAGCTCCATCTGTAAACTTTGACGAAACTACTGGAGATTACTCACGTTCTCACCGTGTATCACTTAAAGGATACTACAAAGGACGTAAAATCGCTAAAGCTGCATCAGCTGAATAA
- a CDS encoding PTS ascorbate transporter subunit IIC encodes MPLRLSTKLYAALASWAEDNFRSVNGQIEYLLTECVKQRKKDGKYVSETIDEPFEIDI; translated from the coding sequence ATCCCCCTTCGACTCTCAACAAAGTTATACGCTGCACTCGCATCATGGGCAGAAGATAACTTCCGATCAGTCAATGGGCAAATCGAGTATCTCCTCACAGAATGTGTCAAGCAACGGAAAAAAGACGGAAAATACGTATCAGAAACCATTGACGAACCATTTGAGATTGATATTTAA
- a CDS encoding BglG family transcription antiterminator — MFDYRALVILMTLMDHCELSLYELSVKVSLPIKEVKEGIDYLVPYLANKGIVLDKKQGRYSLSNRTKQSLTDIIKSDELVLPKSTRLALIYLYTFCRLDFISNNHYQDFLKVSKNTTLSDIQSLRKIILDNDLELGYSRAKGYTLHGSEWNKHRLAFQMVSELLESSIGIWGLDYVLSSWGYSLTYDLINQVVKDYYEKLQLVPIVNQLKVCLFGLVFILCRYQRDVERVCLSETLVSPVIQDITTILLDTVVDLGIIDTVFSEDDYRYITVLLSSCFEGEVDVAPVYFNQLTEAIISRMEDISLLHFKQREGLRENLRRHLIPAYYRLKFGLPSSNEYVLHVKEHYPDLFELVKDSLMPLMDAIDNPIPDSETAYFVIHFGGYLKKADTLPQKWYKAAIICPNGVSSSLMLKENLLALFPQIEFIGTSKIDDLQVKASSDYDMVFSTIKVETEKPNYLVSVMMTEEQAIQLVELVLKDFPNLEYGDFEIEQILNIVKRYGIITQELELRLALKNYLYQKNDRKEIVPVLEQLITKETYQVSSQKLGWKEAIRLAAKPLLDQDKITENYPEAMIQKVEEFGPFINLGKGVAIPHARPDEGVNEIGMSMLVLEEPIYLLDNPEQEVRLLICIAAIDNESHLKALSHLTTILRDKNHVQTLISSKNYDDIEMIIKQED; from the coding sequence ATGTTTGATTATAGAGCACTAGTTATTTTGATGACTTTGATGGATCATTGTGAGCTATCATTATATGAATTATCTGTTAAGGTGAGCTTACCTATAAAGGAAGTCAAAGAAGGAATAGATTATTTAGTGCCTTATCTAGCTAATAAAGGGATAGTGCTGGATAAAAAGCAAGGTCGCTATAGTTTATCAAATCGTACGAAGCAGTCTTTGACAGATATTATTAAGTCGGATGAATTGGTTTTACCAAAGTCGACTCGCTTAGCATTAATCTATCTTTACACTTTTTGCCGATTAGATTTTATATCGAATAATCATTACCAAGACTTTTTGAAAGTAAGTAAGAATACAACCTTATCTGATATTCAATCATTAAGAAAGATTATATTAGATAATGATTTGGAGCTAGGGTACAGTAGAGCAAAAGGTTATACTTTACACGGCTCAGAGTGGAATAAGCACCGTTTAGCTTTTCAAATGGTTAGTGAGTTGCTGGAATCCTCCATAGGGATTTGGGGTTTGGATTATGTTTTATCCAGTTGGGGGTATTCATTAACTTATGATTTGATAAATCAGGTAGTTAAAGATTATTATGAGAAGCTACAGCTAGTACCTATTGTTAATCAATTAAAAGTTTGCCTTTTCGGTTTAGTATTCATTCTGTGTAGGTATCAAAGGGATGTTGAAAGAGTATGTCTTTCAGAGACATTAGTATCTCCTGTTATTCAAGATATAACCACTATTTTATTGGATACAGTGGTTGATTTGGGAATTATAGATACGGTGTTTTCTGAGGATGATTATCGCTATATCACAGTTTTATTATCAAGTTGCTTTGAAGGTGAAGTAGATGTTGCTCCGGTTTACTTTAATCAATTAACAGAGGCTATTATAAGTAGAATGGAAGATATTTCTTTATTACATTTTAAACAAAGGGAAGGATTGAGAGAAAATCTTCGCCGCCACCTTATACCGGCTTACTATAGATTAAAGTTCGGCTTACCTAGTTCAAATGAATATGTATTGCATGTTAAAGAACATTATCCTGATTTATTTGAGTTAGTCAAAGATTCTTTGATGCCCTTGATGGATGCTATTGACAATCCCATACCTGATAGTGAAACAGCATATTTTGTTATCCATTTCGGAGGTTATTTAAAGAAAGCAGATACTTTGCCTCAAAAATGGTATAAAGCAGCAATCATTTGTCCTAATGGTGTTAGTTCTTCATTGATGTTAAAAGAGAATCTATTAGCATTATTTCCTCAAATTGAGTTTATAGGAACTTCAAAGATTGATGATTTACAGGTGAAAGCTAGTAGTGACTATGATATGGTTTTTTCTACCATAAAGGTGGAGACAGAAAAGCCAAATTATCTAGTCTCGGTTATGATGACTGAAGAGCAAGCAATACAACTAGTAGAACTAGTGTTAAAAGATTTTCCGAATTTAGAGTATGGGGATTTTGAGATTGAACAAATCCTGAATATTGTCAAAAGATATGGAATTATTACACAAGAATTGGAATTAAGATTGGCGTTAAAGAATTATCTTTATCAAAAAAATGATAGAAAGGAAATTGTACCAGTGCTAGAACAACTTATTACCAAAGAAACCTATCAGGTTAGTTCGCAAAAATTAGGATGGAAGGAGGCGATTCGTTTAGCAGCTAAACCGCTTTTGGATCAAGATAAGATAACGGAGAACTACCCTGAGGCAATGATTCAAAAAGTAGAAGAGTTTGGGCCTTTTATTAATTTAGGGAAGGGAGTAGCAATTCCTCACGCTCGGCCAGATGAAGGTGTGAATGAAATAGGAATGTCAATGTTAGTTTTGGAAGAACCGATTTATTTATTGGATAATCCAGAACAAGAGGTAAGATTGTTGATTTGTATTGCAGCCATTGATAATGAAAGTCATTTAAAGGCTTTGTCACATTTAACAACAATTTTAAGAGATAAAAATCATGTTCAAACTTTAATATCATCAAAAAACTATGATGACATTGAAATGATAATTAAACAGGAGGATTAA
- a CDS encoding PTS sugar transporter subunit IIB: MLKIGTACGSGLGSSFMVQMNIESVLSDLNVSDVEVEHYDLGGADPNAADIWIVGRDLADSASHLGDVRILNSIIDMDELRELITKLCEEKGLI, translated from the coding sequence ATGTTAAAAATTGGTACAGCTTGTGGTTCAGGATTAGGTTCAAGTTTTATGGTACAGATGAATATTGAATCTGTATTGAGTGATTTGAATGTTTCAGATGTAGAAGTTGAACACTATGATTTAGGTGGAGCAGATCCAAATGCTGCTGATATTTGGATTGTTGGTCGTGATCTAGCTGATTCAGCTAGTCATCTTGGAGATGTTCGTATCTTAAATAGTATTATTGATATGGATGAACTACGAGAATTAATTACTAAACTTTGTGAAGAAAAAGGACTTATATAG
- a CDS encoding PTS ascorbate transporter subunit IIC, translated as MMKFILDIVSTPAILVALIAILGLVLQKKKLPDIIKGGIKTFVGFLVVSGGAGIVQNSLNPFGTMFEHAFHLSGVVPNNEAIVAVALTTYGSATAMIMFAGMVFNILIARFTRFKYIFLTGHHTLYMACMIAVILSVAGFTSLPLILLGGLALGIIMSISPAFVQKYMVQLTGNDKVALGHFSSLGYWLSGFTGSLIGDKSKSTEDIKFPKSLAFLRDSTVSITLSMAVIYIIVAIFAGSEYIEKEISSGTSGLVYALQLAGQFAAGVFVILAGVRLILGEIVPAFKGISERLVPNSKPALDCPIVYTYAPNAVLIGFISSFVGGLVSMAIMIASGTVVILPGVVPHFFCGATAGVIGNASGGVRGATIGAFLQGILISFLPVFLMPVLGGLGFQGSTFSDADFGLSGIILGMLNQFGSQAGIVIGLVLILAVMFGVSFIKKPSVKEE; from the coding sequence ATGATGAAGTTCATATTGGATATTGTTAGTACACCAGCTATTTTAGTAGCTTTAATTGCAATCTTAGGATTAGTTCTTCAGAAGAAGAAATTACCTGATATTATTAAAGGTGGAATTAAGACCTTTGTTGGTTTCTTAGTTGTATCTGGTGGTGCAGGAATTGTACAAAATTCTTTAAATCCATTTGGTACCATGTTTGAGCATGCTTTTCATTTATCTGGCGTTGTGCCGAATAATGAAGCGATTGTAGCTGTAGCTTTAACAACATATGGCTCAGCTACTGCAATGATTATGTTTGCAGGTATGGTATTCAATATCTTAATTGCTCGTTTTACTCGATTCAAATATATCTTTTTAACAGGGCACCACACTCTATATATGGCGTGTATGATTGCAGTCATTTTATCAGTTGCTGGCTTTACAAGTTTGCCTCTTATCTTACTAGGAGGATTAGCACTCGGTATTATTATGAGTATTTCCCCAGCATTTGTGCAAAAATATATGGTTCAATTAACTGGAAATGACAAGGTGGCTTTAGGTCATTTCAGTTCTTTGGGATATTGGTTGAGTGGTTTTACTGGTAGCCTTATCGGTGACAAATCAAAATCAACAGAGGACATTAAATTTCCAAAGAGTCTAGCTTTTTTACGTGATAGTACTGTTAGTATTACTTTATCCATGGCAGTTATTTATATTATTGTAGCTATCTTTGCAGGGTCAGAATATATAGAAAAAGAAATCAGTAGTGGTACAAGTGGTCTAGTTTATGCTTTACAATTAGCAGGTCAATTTGCAGCAGGTGTATTTGTTATTTTAGCAGGTGTTCGCCTTATTTTGGGTGAAATTGTTCCAGCCTTTAAAGGTATTTCAGAGCGTCTTGTACCTAATTCAAAACCTGCTTTGGATTGTCCGATTGTTTATACTTATGCACCCAATGCAGTTCTAATTGGATTTATCTCTAGTTTTGTTGGTGGTTTAGTAAGTATGGCAATTATGATTGCTTCAGGAACGGTTGTTATATTACCAGGCGTTGTGCCTCATTTCTTCTGTGGAGCGACTGCAGGTGTTATTGGGAATGCATCTGGTGGTGTTCGTGGAGCCACTATTGGAGCATTTTTACAAGGTATTTTAATCAGTTTTCTTCCAGTCTTTTTAATGCCAGTTTTGGGAGGACTTGGTTTCCAAGGATCAACTTTCTCAGATGCAGATTTTGGTCTATCAGGAATTATTTTAGGAATGTTAAATCAATTTGGCTCACAAGCAGGCATTGTGATTGGTCTTGTTCTTATTTTAGCAGTTATGTTTGGAGTATCCTTTATTAAAAAGCCATCTGTAAAGGAGGAATAA
- a CDS encoding transketolase — MILSKNREDELRKFATNIRLNTLETLNHLGFGHYGGSLSIVEVLAVLYGEIMPMTPEIFASRDRDYFILSKGHGGPALYSTLYLNGFFDKEFLYSLNTNGTKLPSHPDRNLTPGIDMTTGSLGQGISVATGLAYGQRIRKSPFYTYAIVGDGELNEGQCWEAIQFASHQQLSNLIVFVDDNKKQLDGFTKDICNPGDFVEKFSSFGFESIRVNGSDIREIYEGIIQLKQSNNSSPKCIVLDTIKGQGVRELEEMKSNHHLRPTVEERQMLTSVVERLSQELEETE; from the coding sequence ATGATTTTAAGTAAAAATAGAGAAGATGAGTTAAGAAAATTTGCGACTAACATCCGATTAAATACTCTTGAAACCTTGAATCATCTTGGATTTGGTCATTATGGAGGGAGCCTGTCTATCGTAGAAGTTCTAGCAGTGCTTTATGGTGAAATAATGCCAATGACTCCAGAAATATTTGCATCGCGAGATAGAGATTATTTCATATTATCAAAAGGTCACGGAGGACCAGCTCTATACAGTACACTCTATTTGAATGGTTTCTTTGACAAAGAATTCTTATATTCTTTAAATACAAATGGAACCAAATTACCGTCTCATCCTGATAGAAATCTAACGCCAGGCATAGATATGACAACGGGCTCTTTAGGACAAGGAATTAGTGTTGCAACCGGACTTGCATATGGTCAGAGAATAAGAAAAAGTCCCTTTTATACCTATGCTATTGTTGGAGATGGTGAGTTAAATGAGGGACAATGTTGGGAGGCTATACAGTTTGCTTCTCATCAACAGTTATCTAATTTAATTGTATTTGTAGACGATAACAAAAAACAATTAGATGGTTTTACAAAGGATATTTGTAATCCAGGTGATTTTGTAGAAAAATTCTCATCATTTGGATTTGAATCCATTAGGGTCAATGGTTCAGATATTAGAGAAATTTATGAAGGGATTATCCAATTAAAACAGTCAAATAATTCATCCCCTAAGTGTATTGTATTAGACACTATTAAAGGTCAAGGAGTTCGAGAGCTGGAAGAAATGAAATCCAATCATCATCTTCGCCCTACTGTAGAGGAGAGACAAATGTTAACTTCAGTTGTAGAAAGATTAAGTCAGGAATTGGAGGAAACAGAATGA
- the ilvD gene encoding dihydroxy-acid dehydratase codes for MTELDKRHRSSIYDSMVKSPNRAMLRATGMTDKDFETPIVGVISTWAENTPCNIHLHDFGKLAKEGVKSAGAWPVQFGTITVADGIAMGTPGMRFSLTSRDIIADSIEAAMGGHNVDAFVAIGGCDKNMPGSMIAIANMDIPAIFAYGGTIAPGNLDGKDIDLVSVFEGIGKWNHGDMTAEDVKRLECNACPGPGGCGGMYTANTMATAIEVLGMSLPGSSSHPAESADKKEDIEAAGRAVVKMLELGLKPSDILTREAFEDAITVTMALGGSTNATLHLLAIAHAANVDLSLEDFNTIQERVPHLADLKPSGQYVFQDLYEVGGVPAVMKYLLANGFLHGDRITCTGKTVAENLADFADLTPGQKVIMPLENPKRADGPLIILNGNLAPDGAVAKVSGVKVRRHVGPAKVFDSEEDAIQAVLTDEIVDGDVVVVRFVGPKGGPGMPEMLSLSSMIVGKGQGDKVALLTDGRFSGGTYGLVVGHIAPEAQDGGPIAYLRTGDIVTVDQDTKEISMAVSEEELEKRKAETTLPPLYSRGVLGKYAHIVSSASRGAVTDFWNMDKSGKK; via the coding sequence ATGACTGAATTAGATAAACGTCACCGCAGTAGCATTTATGACAGCATGGTTAAATCACCAAACCGTGCTATGCTTCGTGCGACTGGTATGACAGATAAGGACTTTGAAACACCGATTGTGGGAGTGATTTCGACTTGGGCGGAAAATACACCATGTAATATCCACTTGCATGATTTTGGGAAATTGGCGAAAGAGGGTGTCAAATCGGCAGGTGCTTGGCCTGTGCAGTTTGGGACTATCACTGTAGCGGACGGGATTGCTATGGGAACACCTGGTATGCGTTTCTCTTTGACATCTCGTGATATCATTGCAGACTCAATCGAGGCGGCTATGGGTGGGCACAACGTCGATGCTTTTGTTGCTATCGGTGGCTGTGACAAGAACATGCCGGGTTCTATGATTGCCATTGCTAATATGGATATTCCAGCTATTTTTGCTTATGGTGGAACTATTGCACCGGGAAATCTTGATGGCAAAGATATTGACTTAGTTTCTGTTTTTGAGGGGATCGGAAAATGGAACCACGGTGATATGACGGCTGAGGACGTGAAACGTCTTGAATGTAATGCCTGCCCTGGACCTGGTGGCTGTGGTGGTATGTATACTGCTAATACCATGGCGACAGCTATCGAAGTTCTCGGTATGAGTTTGCCAGGCTCTTCATCTCATCCAGCTGAATCAGCAGACAAGAAAGAAGACATCGAAGCAGCAGGACGTGCTGTTGTTAAGATGTTGGAGCTTGGTCTCAAGCCATCAGACATCTTGACTCGTGAAGCCTTTGAAGATGCCATCACTGTAACTATGGCTCTCGGTGGTTCTACAAATGCCACTCTTCACTTGCTTGCCATTGCCCACGCCGCAAATGTTGACTTGTCACTTGAGGACTTTAATACCATCCAAGAACGTGTGCCTCACTTGGCCGACTTGAAACCATCTGGTCAGTATGTCTTCCAAGACCTCTACGAAGTCGGTGGTGTGCCTGCGGTTATGAAGTACTTGCTGGCAAATGGATTCCTTCACGGGGACCGTATCACATGTACGGGTAAGACTGTCGCTGAGAACTTAGCTGACTTTGCAGACCTTACACCAGGTCAAAAAGTCATCATGCCACTTGAAAATCCAAAACGCGCGGACGGTCCGCTTATCATCTTGAACGGGAACCTTGCTCCTGACGGTGCAGTTGCCAAGGTATCAGGTGTTAAAGTTCGTCGTCACGTTGGTCCAGCTAAAGTCTTTGATTCAGAAGAAGATGCGATTCAGGCTGTTCTGACAGATGAAATCGTTGATGGCGATGTAGTCGTTGTTCGTTTCGTTGGACCTAAGGGTGGTCCTGGTATGCCTGAGATGCTGTCACTTTCATCCATGATTGTTGGTAAAGGTCAGGGAGATAAGGTTGCCCTCTTGACGGATGGCCGTTTCTCTGGTGGTACTTATGGTCTGGTTGTTGGACATATCGCTCCTGAAGCTCAGGATGGTGGACCAATTGCCTACCTTCGTACAGGCGATATCGTTACGGTTGACCAAGATACCAAAGAAATTTCCATGGCCGTATCCGAAGAAGAACTTGAAAAACGCAAGGCAGAAACAACCTTGCCACCACTTTACAGCCGTGGTGTCCTCGGTAAATATGCCCATATCGTATCATCTGCTTCACGCGGAGCCGTGACAGACTTCTGGAATATGGACAAGTCAGGTAAAAAATAA
- a CDS encoding metal-sulfur cluster assembly factor: MREDIKINDRALALQDQIIEKLEKVFDTDVELDVYNLGLIYEINLDETGLCKIVMTFTDTACDCAESLPIEIVAGLKQIEGIEDVKVEVTWSPAWKITRISRYGRIALGLPPR; this comes from the coding sequence ATGAGAGAGGATATCAAAATCAATGACCGTGCTTTGGCCTTGCAAGATCAAATTATCGAAAAACTAGAGAAGGTTTTTGATACAGATGTGGAATTGGATGTTTACAATCTAGGGCTGATCTATGAAATCAATCTGGACGAAACAGGTCTCTGCAAGATTGTCATGACCTTCACTGACACCGCCTGTGATTGTGCCGAAAGCCTGCCTATTGAAATCGTTGCAGGTCTGAAACAAATCGAGGGGATCGAAGATGTCAAGGTTGAAGTTACCTGGTCGCCTGCTTGGAAAATCACACGAATCAGTCGCTATGGCCGTATTGCCCTTGGACTACCACCTCGTTAA